A region of Myxococcus stipitatus DSM 14675 DNA encodes the following proteins:
- the speA gene encoding biosynthetic arginine decarboxylase — translation MPANAPPHRWTLADAHELYGIRNWGSPYFGINDKGHVCVHPDGPQAPSMDLKDLVDEVRRRGIGLPLLLRFTDVLRHRVVHLNEAFRKAMTDQGFKGGYRGVYPIKVNQHRYVVETIIEAGKGYNYGLEAGSKPELMAVMALLENEDALVICNGYKDEEYIETALFYSRLGRNVILVVEKPSELPLIAEVARRTGITPRLGMRVKLSTRGAGKWEASGGDRSKFGLSSSELMGCIGFMKDTGLLPAFELLHFHLGSQISNIRNVKNALREVGCFYVEVARQGAPLKYLDVGGGLGVDYDGSQTNFASSMNYTTEEYANDVVFGVMEACDRAGVPHPTLVSESGRAVVAHHAVLVVDVLGTSEFDPVSVPDKVDDKAPSVVRNLLATYREVTNKNLLEAWHDAQDAKEESLTLFSLGHLSLEQRVAAENIYWATCHKIMRIAREAGEMPEELESLEKSLSDTYFCNFSVFQSLPDSWAIDQLFPMMPIHRLAEKPTRRATLADITCDSDGKIEHFIDKREVKDALELHALNDDDYYVGIFLVGAYQEILGDLHNLFGDTHTVQVSLAPNGGYLIDHVVAGDTVTEVLNYVSYNKDDLVARLRKFTEMALRQGRISLDESRTLLRMYEDGLSGYTYLERGVDATFTGSASQLKLLPQPDATRPPVVPSGT, via the coding sequence GGGAATCGGCCTGCCGTTGCTCCTGCGCTTCACGGATGTGTTGCGCCACCGCGTGGTGCACCTCAACGAAGCCTTCCGCAAGGCGATGACCGACCAGGGCTTCAAGGGCGGCTATCGGGGCGTCTACCCCATCAAGGTGAACCAGCACCGCTACGTGGTGGAGACCATCATCGAGGCGGGCAAGGGCTACAACTACGGCCTGGAGGCCGGCAGCAAGCCCGAGCTGATGGCGGTGATGGCGCTGCTCGAGAACGAGGACGCGCTCGTCATCTGCAACGGCTACAAGGATGAGGAGTACATCGAGACGGCCCTGTTCTATTCGCGCCTGGGCCGCAACGTCATCCTCGTGGTGGAGAAGCCCAGCGAGCTGCCCCTCATCGCCGAGGTGGCGCGCCGCACCGGCATCACCCCGCGCCTGGGCATGCGCGTGAAGCTGTCCACGCGTGGCGCCGGTAAGTGGGAGGCCAGCGGCGGAGACCGCTCCAAGTTCGGCCTGTCCTCGTCGGAGCTGATGGGCTGCATCGGCTTCATGAAGGACACGGGCCTGCTGCCCGCGTTCGAGCTCTTGCACTTCCACCTGGGAAGCCAGATCTCCAACATCCGCAACGTGAAGAACGCGCTGCGCGAGGTGGGCTGCTTCTACGTGGAGGTGGCGCGGCAGGGCGCGCCGCTGAAGTACCTGGACGTCGGCGGCGGCCTGGGCGTGGACTACGACGGCTCGCAGACGAACTTCGCCTCGTCGATGAACTACACGACGGAGGAGTACGCCAACGACGTGGTGTTCGGCGTCATGGAGGCGTGTGACCGCGCGGGCGTGCCCCACCCCACGCTGGTCTCCGAGTCCGGCCGCGCCGTCGTCGCCCACCACGCGGTGCTGGTGGTGGACGTGCTGGGCACCAGCGAGTTCGACCCGGTGAGCGTGCCGGACAAGGTGGACGACAAGGCGCCCTCCGTGGTGCGCAACCTGCTGGCCACCTACCGCGAGGTGACGAACAAGAACCTCCTGGAGGCGTGGCACGACGCGCAGGACGCCAAGGAGGAGAGCCTCACGCTCTTCTCGCTGGGCCACCTGTCGCTCGAGCAGCGCGTGGCGGCGGAGAACATCTACTGGGCCACCTGCCACAAGATCATGCGCATCGCGCGTGAGGCGGGCGAGATGCCGGAGGAGCTGGAGTCGCTGGAGAAGTCGCTGAGCGACACCTACTTCTGCAACTTCTCGGTGTTCCAGTCGCTGCCGGACTCGTGGGCCATCGACCAGCTGTTCCCGATGATGCCCATCCACCGGCTCGCGGAGAAGCCCACGCGTCGCGCGACGCTGGCGGACATCACCTGCGACTCGGACGGGAAGATCGAGCACTTCATCGACAAGCGCGAGGTGAAGGACGCGCTGGAGCTGCACGCGCTCAACGATGACGACTACTACGTGGGCATCTTCCTGGTCGGCGCGTACCAGGAGATCCTCGGCGACCTGCACAACCTCTTCGGAGACACGCACACCGTGCAGGTGTCGCTGGCGCCCAACGGCGGCTACCTCATCGACCACGTGGTGGCCGGTGACACGGTGACCGAGGTCCTCAACTACGTCAGCTACAACAAGGACGACCTCGTCGCCCGGCTGCGCAAGTTCACCGAGATGGCCCTGCGCCAGGGTCGCATCTCCCTGGACGAGTCGCGCACCCTGCTGCGCATGTACGAGGACGGCCTGTCCGGTTACACGTACCTGGAGCGCGGCGTGGACGCGACCTTCACCGGAAGCGCCAGCCAGCTGAAGCTCCTGCCCCAGCCGGACGCGACGCGCCCGCCCGTGGTTCCGTCGGGCACGTAG
- a CDS encoding OsmC family protein has translation MSQQQPPATGVVMTLVSHPQFKTQLSHGPSGSGFATEAPRDNGGTGGSFSPTDLVGAALMSCAVTTMHLFASREGISLGEIRARVEKRMTPPPRRIGELVLDIQMPAGLSAENRSRLEQVGRECPVARSLHPDVKLPVTFSYPD, from the coding sequence ATGAGCCAGCAACAGCCCCCCGCAACCGGCGTGGTGATGACCCTGGTCAGCCACCCCCAGTTCAAGACGCAGCTCTCCCACGGGCCCTCCGGCTCGGGCTTCGCGACGGAGGCGCCGCGAGACAACGGCGGCACCGGCGGCAGCTTCTCTCCCACGGACCTGGTGGGCGCGGCGCTGATGTCCTGCGCGGTGACGACGATGCACCTGTTCGCCTCGCGCGAGGGCATCTCCCTGGGGGAGATTCGCGCCCGCGTGGAGAAGCGCATGACGCCGCCGCCGCGCCGCATCGGTGAGCTGGTGCTGGACATCCAGATGCCCGCGGGCCTCTCCGCCGAGAACCGCTCCCGCCTGGAGCAGGTCGGCCGCGAGTGTCCGGTGGCGCGCAGCCTCCACCCCGACGTGAAGCTGCCCGTGACGTTCAGCTACCCGGACTGA